In the genome of uncultured Pseudomonas sp., the window GTGCCGATGATGCCCACGCTGCCTACGAAAAAGCCAAAGCTGCGCTCTCCGAAGACGCGGCTGTAGGTGGTCTGCAAATGAAGCTGGATGATCTGGCAAAAGGGGATGCGTGACGTGATGCGCTGGAAGAATGCCGCACTGCTGGCCCTGGCCGTATTGGCTGTAGGTTGCAGCAGCAATAGTAAGAAGGAACTGCCCCCGGCCGATCTGCCCAAGTTCGAGGAAGAGGTTAGCCTGCAGAAAGAGTGGAGTCGTTCGATTGGCGACGGCCAGGGCGACACCTTTAACATGCTCACGCCGGCGCTTGACGGTGAGCAGATTTATGCTGCCGACGTTGAAGGCCTGGTTGTGGCCATGAACCGCATGACGGGTAAGGTCCTGTGGAAAACTGAGCTGGATCTGCCGGTTTCCGGTGCCGTAGCTGCAGGCTACGGCCTGGTAGTTGTCGGTACCCTTAAAGGTGAAATCATCGCCCTCGACACCGTTAGCGGTGAAGAAAAGTGGCGTGCACGGGTGACCAGTGAAGTACTGGCCGCGCCTGCATTGAACGGTGATGTGGTGCTGGTACAGACCCAGGATGACCGTCTGATTGCTTTTGATGCGGACACCGGCAATCAGCGCTGGATCTTCGAAAACACTCCGGCGGTTCTGACGCTGCGCGGCACTGGTAGCCCGGTACTGACCAACCGCCTGGCGGTTGCCGGCCTGTCCACCGGTAAGGTGATCGCGCTGGACGCACAGCGTGGCATTCCGGTCTGGGAGCAGCGCGTAGCTGTACCGCAGGGCCGTTCC includes:
- the bamB gene encoding outer membrane protein assembly factor BamB → MRDVMRWKNAALLALAVLAVGCSSNSKKELPPADLPKFEEEVSLQKEWSRSIGDGQGDTFNMLTPALDGEQIYAADVEGLVVAMNRMTGKVLWKTELDLPVSGAVAAGYGLVVVGTLKGEIIALDTVSGEEKWRARVTSEVLAAPALNGDVVLVQTQDDRLIAFDADTGNQRWIFENTPAVLTLRGTGSPVLTNRLAVAGLSTGKVIALDAQRGIPVWEQRVAVPQGRSELERVVDIDGGLLLSAGTLYAVSYQGRVAAMDLESGRILWQREASSSVGVAQGYGSVYVNLANGTVEGIDERSASALWNNDALARRQLSAPEVFSSYVAFGDLEGYLHLVSQVDGRFVGRTRIDSDGLRARPLVAGGWLYAFGNSGKLVALTIK